One segment of Methanofastidiosum sp. DNA contains the following:
- a CDS encoding PAS domain-containing protein, with product MAKDDSTNTKIKRNKKYNTFLPDIYLNHAYALPNISVNKDGIIVYANEDTSRILGYPKKELLGMDATEMHINPSDRELLLKDLYRRGKIQNFNVKLKRKNGMQVECRLEMSVFKDSEGSILGHTGTIKDIQLEGDIRLKLEKEN from the coding sequence ATGGCAAAAGATGATAGTACCAACACCAAAATCAAACGTAATAAAAAATATAACACTTTTCTGCCAGATATATACTTGAATCATGCATATGCCCTTCCCAACATTTCCGTAAACAAAGATGGCATAATCGTCTATGCAAACGAGGACACATCACGCATACTCGGTTACCCGAAAAAAGAACTTTTAGGCATGGATGCAACTGAGATGCATATCAATCCCTCCGACAGAGAGCTTTTATTAAAAGATTTGTATCGAAGAGGAAAAATTCAGAATTTTAATGTAAAATTAAAAAGAAAAAATGGCATGCAAGTTGAATGCAGGCTTGAAATGTCAGTTTTCAAGGATAGCGAGGGAAGTATTTTAGGCCATACAGGCACAATAAAAGATATACAATTAGAGGGCGATATCAGATTAAAGCTAGAAAAGGAAAAC